A genomic segment from Nitrosopumilus sp. K4 encodes:
- the mce gene encoding methylmalonyl-CoA epimerase — MKIDHIAIAVNDVEESAKVYKDALGVDNVEFETVETEGVKVAIIHLENGRIELMQPTNENSPIKKFLEKKGPGLHHMALETDNIEGEVSRMEGCGIQFLGQIRPGSAGTKVTFIHPKSLHGVLAELCSHPK; from the coding sequence ATGAAAATTGATCATATTGCAATTGCAGTAAATGATGTTGAGGAGTCTGCCAAAGTGTACAAAGATGCATTAGGTGTTGACAATGTCGAATTTGAAACTGTTGAAACTGAAGGTGTTAAAGTTGCAATTATTCATCTTGAAAATGGCCGCATAGAATTGATGCAACCAACAAATGAAAACAGCCCAATCAAGAAATTCTTGGAGAAAAAAGGTCCTGGATTACATCACATGGCATTAGAAACTGATAACATTGAAGGTGAAGTATCAAGAATGGAAGGATGTGGTATTCAATTTCTAGGTCAAATTAGGCCTGGTTCTGCTGGAACAAAGGTTACTTTCATTCATCCAAAATCATTACATGGTGTACTAGCTGAGCTTTGCTCACATCCAAAATAA
- a CDS encoding CBS domain-containing protein: MRQKIGITQKKLATMTGVSTSMINQIESGRSQPSYETAKRIFDSLANLEGKSSSHTAGDFCSKDIVKLKPNNTLHDAIKKMHELSISQIPVFSGQDLVGVVSEDGIVKHLADVGEAELKNAKLADTMEPVPPIVDFSTPANVLVPLIRYSKCILVSKKSKIIGIITASDTLKMME, encoded by the coding sequence ATGAGGCAAAAAATAGGCATCACTCAAAAAAAACTAGCTACAATGACAGGGGTTAGTACATCTATGATCAATCAAATTGAATCAGGAAGAAGTCAGCCAAGTTACGAGACAGCAAAAAGAATTTTTGACAGTCTTGCAAATCTTGAAGGAAAATCATCATCTCATACAGCAGGGGATTTCTGCAGTAAGGATATTGTCAAACTAAAACCAAACAATACACTTCATGATGCAATTAAAAAAATGCATGAATTATCAATTAGTCAAATTCCAGTTTTTAGTGGACAAGACTTGGTAGGAGTTGTTTCTGAAGACGGGATTGTAAAACATCTAGCAGATGTAGGAGAAGCAGAATTGAAAAATGCAAAACTAGCAGATACAATGGAACCAGTACCACCAATAGTAGATTTTAGCACACCGGCAAATGTTCTTGTTCCATTGATTCGATATTCAAAATGTATTCTAGTGTCTAAAAAATCAAAAATAATTGGAATCATTACAGCTTCAGATACTTTGAAAATGATGGAATGA
- the ppdK gene encoding pyruvate, phosphate dikinase: MKQVYFYDEGDGKNKKLLGGKGAGLCEMTRLKLPVPPGFTITTEVCKKYYENNKKLPKTLMAEVKKNISKIEKRTGKKWNSKSNPLLVSVRSGAAISMPGMMDTILNLGLNDQTVLGLSEKSNNPRFAWDSYRRFVQLFGKVVFGVEDKKFDDVLEAAKKKQNVEADSDLNEQSLKEVVKQYKEICENHTGRKFPAEPTEQLELAIKAVFGSWMGERALVYRDKNNITKDIADGTAVNVVSMAFGNMGNDSATGVVFTRNPGDGSHHIYGEYLVNAQGEDVVAGVRTGKQVDEMKKELPESYKQLVKTCQRLEKHYKEPQDIEFTIEQGRFYLLQTRNAKMNASGMVKTSVDMVKERLINKNKALTRLQAEQLEQLLHKRIDSNAIKNHVQLAKGIAASPGAASGVAVFDVKRATMMGENGAKVILIREETKPEDVPAFFESVGILTSRGGKTSHAAVVARGMGKPCIVGCSDLKIDYDNKQCSVDGKSVYEGDAITIDGSTGAVYIGEIPTIEPEITQDFKTILEWAKKAKKIGIRANADTPEGAKLAREFGGEGIGLCRTERMFNGSDRIGLFVDMIMAETVEDRKKVLNKLGELQKSDFIEILQAMKGYPVTIRLLDPPLHEFLPNPEELAERIHKLESRNEKEELEKAKIVLKRARELAEINPMMGHRGVRVGITYPEIYEMQIRAVFEAAAELAKKKADTHPQIMIPQISSIAELNHIKSIYDGIKKEMEAKYKMKLKINFGTMIEVVRAALTANELATTAEFFSFGTNDLTQGTFSFSREDVEGKFLPEYMEKEILERNPFQSIDVNGVGSLMKIGIANGRSIKSNMEIGICGEHGGDPNSIKFCHGAGLSYVSASPHRIPIAIVAAAQAAIEQPKKAGKKKTAKKSSSKKASKKKK, translated from the coding sequence ATGAAGCAAGTTTATTTTTATGATGAAGGAGACGGCAAAAACAAGAAACTCCTAGGAGGGAAAGGGGCAGGCCTATGTGAAATGACCAGGTTAAAGCTGCCAGTCCCACCAGGATTTACAATAACTACGGAGGTCTGCAAAAAATATTATGAAAATAACAAAAAATTGCCAAAAACACTCATGGCAGAAGTAAAAAAGAACATATCAAAAATTGAGAAAAGAACGGGCAAAAAATGGAATTCCAAGTCAAACCCCCTTCTAGTATCGGTAAGATCTGGTGCTGCAATTTCCATGCCAGGTATGATGGATACTATTTTGAATTTAGGATTAAACGATCAAACAGTATTAGGATTATCTGAGAAAAGCAACAATCCAAGATTTGCATGGGACTCATATCGTAGATTTGTTCAATTATTTGGCAAAGTGGTCTTTGGAGTTGAAGACAAGAAATTTGATGATGTATTAGAAGCAGCAAAGAAAAAACAAAATGTAGAGGCAGACAGTGACTTAAACGAACAATCACTAAAAGAAGTTGTAAAACAATACAAGGAAATTTGTGAAAATCACACAGGTAGAAAATTCCCAGCAGAGCCTACTGAGCAATTAGAGCTTGCAATAAAAGCAGTTTTTGGAAGCTGGATGGGAGAAAGAGCACTTGTGTACAGAGACAAAAACAACATTACAAAAGACATTGCAGATGGAACTGCAGTCAATGTAGTATCCATGGCATTTGGAAATATGGGGAACGATAGCGCCACAGGTGTTGTGTTTACAAGAAATCCAGGAGATGGGTCACATCACATTTACGGTGAATATTTGGTCAATGCACAAGGCGAAGATGTTGTAGCAGGGGTTAGAACAGGAAAGCAAGTAGACGAAATGAAAAAAGAATTACCCGAATCATACAAGCAACTAGTAAAAACATGCCAAAGATTGGAAAAACACTACAAAGAACCACAAGATATTGAATTTACAATTGAACAAGGAAGATTCTATTTATTGCAAACAAGAAACGCAAAGATGAATGCATCTGGAATGGTAAAGACATCAGTGGATATGGTTAAAGAGAGACTGATTAACAAGAATAAAGCATTAACAAGGCTCCAAGCAGAACAATTAGAACAATTATTGCATAAGAGAATTGATTCAAACGCAATCAAAAACCATGTGCAACTTGCAAAAGGCATAGCAGCATCACCAGGTGCAGCAAGCGGAGTTGCAGTTTTTGATGTCAAGAGAGCAACGATGATGGGAGAAAATGGTGCCAAGGTAATCCTAATCAGAGAAGAGACAAAGCCAGAAGACGTACCAGCATTTTTTGAATCAGTTGGAATCTTAACCAGCAGGGGCGGAAAGACGTCCCATGCAGCAGTAGTTGCAAGAGGAATGGGCAAACCATGTATTGTTGGATGTTCTGACTTGAAAATAGATTATGATAACAAGCAATGCAGTGTAGATGGCAAATCAGTATACGAAGGAGACGCCATCACAATTGATGGCAGTACAGGAGCAGTATACATAGGAGAAATTCCAACCATTGAACCTGAAATAACACAAGATTTTAAGACTATTCTAGAATGGGCTAAAAAGGCAAAGAAGATAGGCATTAGAGCAAATGCAGACACCCCAGAAGGGGCAAAACTTGCACGAGAATTTGGTGGTGAGGGAATTGGATTATGTAGAACAGAAAGAATGTTCAATGGAAGTGACAGAATAGGTCTTTTTGTAGATATGATCATGGCAGAAACTGTCGAGGATAGAAAAAAAGTCTTGAACAAATTAGGAGAATTACAAAAAAGTGATTTCATTGAAATTTTGCAAGCAATGAAAGGCTATCCCGTAACTATCAGATTATTAGACCCACCACTGCACGAATTCCTTCCAAACCCAGAAGAACTTGCAGAGAGAATTCACAAATTAGAATCAAGAAATGAAAAAGAAGAATTAGAAAAAGCAAAGATAGTACTCAAAAGAGCAAGAGAATTAGCTGAAATAAACCCAATGATGGGACACAGGGGGGTCAGAGTAGGAATTACATATCCTGAAATCTACGAGATGCAAATTCGTGCAGTGTTTGAAGCTGCAGCAGAACTTGCCAAAAAGAAAGCAGATACACATCCACAAATCATGATTCCACAGATTAGCAGTATTGCAGAATTAAACCATATCAAGAGCATTTATGATGGAATCAAAAAAGAAATGGAGGCAAAATACAAGATGAAATTAAAAATAAACTTTGGAACGATGATTGAAGTTGTAAGAGCGGCATTAACTGCAAATGAACTTGCAACTACTGCAGAATTCTTTAGTTTTGGAACTAATGACCTAACTCAAGGAACATTTAGTTTTAGTCGTGAGGATGTAGAAGGCAAATTCCTTCCAGAATACATGGAAAAAGAGATTCTGGAAAGAAACCCATTCCAGTCAATTGATGTCAACGGTGTAGGTAGTTTGATGAAGATAGGAATTGCCAACGGTCGCAGTATCAAATCAAACATGGAGATAGGAATTTGTGGAGAACATGGAGGAGATCCTAACTCAATAAAATTCTGCCATGGGGCGGGTTTAAGTTATGTGAGTGCATCACCACATAGAATCCCAATCGCCATAGTTGCAGCAGCTCAGGCAGCAATAGAGCAGCCAAAAAAGGCCGGAAAAAAGAAAACAGCCAAGAAAAGCAGTTCAAAGAAAGCATCAAAAAAGAAAAAGTAG
- the tpiA gene encoding triose-phosphate isomerase: protein MFIINCKNYEEIAGEKIIKFVKTAEKVSKKYKVKIAIAPPQHLIGAVSNSSTPIFAQHIDDSKIGSTTGFIVPELLKRSKVKGSLINHSEHRISSKEIEKLILKLKELKMISVLCVKDVAEVKKYVKLNPDYIAIEPPELIGSGKAVSKEKPELITKAVNAVKSAKNNTKLLCGAGIVSGEDVSKAKELGSKGILVASGIIKAKDWNKIISEFAKSMV, encoded by the coding sequence ATGTTCATCATTAACTGTAAAAATTATGAAGAAATTGCAGGTGAAAAAATTATCAAATTTGTGAAAACTGCTGAAAAAGTTTCAAAAAAATACAAAGTAAAAATTGCAATAGCCCCACCTCAGCATCTAATAGGAGCAGTGTCAAATAGTTCAACCCCAATTTTTGCTCAACATATTGATGACTCTAAAATCGGAAGCACTACAGGTTTTATTGTTCCAGAATTATTAAAGAGATCAAAAGTGAAAGGATCTCTTATCAATCACAGTGAACATAGAATATCTAGCAAAGAAATTGAGAAATTGATTTTAAAATTAAAAGAATTGAAGATGATCTCAGTGTTATGTGTAAAAGATGTAGCAGAAGTCAAAAAATATGTTAAATTAAACCCAGACTATATCGCAATAGAGCCACCTGAATTAATCGGATCAGGAAAAGCAGTTTCAAAAGAAAAGCCAGAACTAATCACAAAAGCTGTAAATGCTGTCAAAAGTGCCAAAAACAATACAAAATTGCTCTGCGGTGCAGGAATCGTATCAGGAGAAGATGTTTCAAAAGCAAAAGAATTAGGTTCCAAAGGAATCCTTGTTGCAAGTGGGATTATCAAAGCAAAAGACTGGAATAAAATAATCTCAGAATTTGCCAAGTCAATGGTTTAA
- a CDS encoding SemiSWEET family sugar transporter codes for MEVDGTLLTIIGVAAGVLILSGWIEQIIKGYRTKSLKDVSKYLMILISGGATLWLVYGVIVSDVFIIGTNVTAIILMMIVLVMKQRYEKVKYVN; via the coding sequence ATGGAAGTAGATGGGACATTATTAACAATAATAGGAGTTGCTGCCGGAGTGTTAATTCTATCTGGATGGATAGAGCAAATCATCAAAGGGTACAGAACAAAAAGTCTCAAAGATGTCTCAAAATACCTAATGATCCTTATTTCTGGAGGAGCAACACTTTGGCTTGTTTATGGAGTTATTGTTTCTGACGTGTTTATTATAGGCACAAATGTTACAGCAATAATTCTAATGATGATAGTGCTTGTAATGAAACAGAGATATGAAAAAGTAAAATACGTAAATTGA